From Candidatus Pedobacter colombiensis, one genomic window encodes:
- a CDS encoding MFS transporter produces the protein MSANSVFKPWVPNWGIKAVLIFCMLHSMVLLGLYTANMTYSASFLDVEVEDMQYAMSITYGTFLATIMIESRIFKFFPTRNYFMTIYFLAALTFIISGYTHDYVLFIMLRMAEGVLMALPWIPLRMLLLTRFKSKNAIIIVFSLTYGSLLIASPFIMNIVVWLLENYDWKYMAYGSAFFQFLCVALILLTFNGHRFHKKTPLYQVDWASFILFHAAILCGAFVLVYGEKKYWFQSTQIIIATLVTVVTAALFTVRQLLVKRPCFDMAVFRYANLRTGLALFIIFYISRATLNICHSTMSKVWNWEPIRIAHVQYLNAAGNIIGIAIAGVLLSRVVATRYIFILGFSLMAIYHLWFTFLFVSDASLSHIIFPYILQGVAVGILFVPLVLFTVSSVPTPLAPFSGTVGVTGRFLGSTIGFCLMQNLQVYFEQNHRTKLQQFIRPDDPVIQDKMTQYTQNFLGKGFSTSEANTLALQQITRQISKQAMLLSNMEIFTIVGIGLIIIVALILFNQHLRQTFDIFRNKLWGA, from the coding sequence ATGTCTGCCAATAGCGTATTCAAGCCCTGGGTTCCCAACTGGGGCATAAAAGCGGTGCTGATCTTCTGCATGTTACATTCTATGGTTTTGTTGGGACTTTACACGGCCAATATGACTTACTCTGCAAGCTTTTTAGATGTTGAGGTTGAAGACATGCAGTATGCAATGAGCATTACTTATGGGACCTTTCTGGCTACCATTATGATCGAAAGTCGCATTTTTAAGTTCTTCCCTACCCGGAATTACTTTATGACCATTTACTTTCTGGCGGCCCTTACTTTTATCATTTCTGGTTATACACATGATTATGTCCTTTTTATTATGCTCAGGATGGCCGAGGGCGTATTGATGGCGCTACCCTGGATCCCACTACGGATGTTGCTGTTAACAAGGTTTAAATCTAAAAATGCAATTATCATTGTCTTCTCACTCACTTACGGTTCGCTTTTAATTGCCTCTCCATTTATTATGAACATCGTGGTCTGGCTATTGGAAAATTATGACTGGAAATATATGGCCTACGGATCAGCGTTTTTTCAGTTTCTGTGCGTTGCATTGATATTGCTAACCTTTAATGGTCACCGTTTTCATAAAAAGACACCTTTATATCAGGTAGACTGGGCTAGTTTCATATTGTTCCATGCTGCCATATTATGCGGAGCATTTGTATTGGTTTATGGAGAAAAGAAGTATTGGTTCCAATCTACGCAAATCATTATTGCCACCCTAGTTACAGTTGTAACTGCAGCCTTATTTACAGTAAGACAATTATTGGTTAAGCGCCCATGCTTTGACATGGCAGTGTTTCGCTATGCAAATTTAAGAACAGGCTTAGCCCTGTTTATTATATTTTACATCTCAAGGGCTACATTAAACATCTGTCACAGTACCATGAGCAAGGTATGGAACTGGGAACCTATCAGAATAGCACATGTACAATATTTAAATGCAGCAGGTAACATAATAGGCATTGCCATTGCAGGAGTACTGTTGTCGCGAGTGGTAGCTACCCGATATATTTTTATCCTGGGATTTTCCTTAATGGCGATTTACCACCTTTGGTTTACCTTTCTATTTGTGTCAGATGCTTCTTTATCTCATATCATCTTCCCTTATATACTACAAGGTGTAGCCGTTGGAATACTCTTCGTCCCCCTGGTATTGTTTACTGTTTCCTCGGTTCCCACTCCATTGGCTCCATTCTCAGGAACGGTTGGTGTAACGGGGAGATTTTTGGGAAGTACAATAGGTTTTTGTCTTATGCAAAACCTTCAGGTTTATTTTGAGCAAAATCATAGAACCAAACTTCAACAGTTTATAAGGCCGGATGATCCTGTTATTCAGGATAAAATGACGCAGTATACCCAAAACTTTTTAGGTAAGGGCTTCTCAACCAGTGAAGCCAACACATTGGCTCTGCAACAAATTACCAGGCAAATATCAAAACAAGCCATGCTGTTATCCAACATGGAAATATTTACTATAGTTGGTATAGGATTGATCATTATTGTTGCCCTTATACTATTCAATCAACATCTGAGGCAAACTTTCGATATTTTCAGAAACAAGCTTTGGGGAGCTTGA
- the lpxB gene encoding lipid-A-disaccharide synthase produces the protein MRYYLVAGEASGDLHGANLMKALKAEDAKADFRYYGGNKMLAEGGILDKHYSEMAFMGFTEVLLNLRTIFKNLKACKAAILAYKPDVLILIDFPGFNLKIAEFAKANGIKVCYYISPKVWAWNQKRVLKIKRIVDKLFCILPFEVDFYKSWGMEVDYVGNPLLDEIAQFTPDMEFRKKYHLEGDVIALLPGSRKQEIERLLPDMLSVTQSFPGYRFVVAAAPSFDEAYYKQFIKSDNVTLVFAQTYNLLHVAKAAIVASGTATLETALFHVPQVVVYRGGAISVAIARALVKIRFISLVNLIMDRAVVTELIQNDCNTTNITNVLKEILSGVERTQMLSDYKELSAKMGTAGASGRTAKLILNYLATFTPRLYQKKEISDE, from the coding sequence ATGAGGTATTATTTAGTAGCAGGAGAGGCTTCAGGAGATTTGCATGGCGCTAATTTAATGAAGGCATTAAAGGCTGAAGATGCAAAAGCTGATTTTAGGTATTATGGGGGCAATAAAATGCTGGCCGAAGGTGGAATACTGGATAAACATTATTCCGAAATGGCTTTTATGGGCTTTACCGAAGTGCTTTTAAACTTGCGTACCATTTTTAAAAATCTAAAAGCCTGCAAAGCTGCTATCCTGGCTTATAAACCAGATGTACTGATCCTCATTGATTTTCCCGGTTTCAATTTAAAGATTGCCGAGTTCGCCAAAGCCAACGGCATTAAAGTTTGCTATTATATTTCACCAAAAGTTTGGGCCTGGAACCAGAAGCGAGTACTTAAAATAAAACGGATCGTAGATAAGCTATTCTGTATTTTGCCTTTCGAAGTCGATTTTTATAAAAGCTGGGGTATGGAGGTAGATTATGTGGGCAATCCATTGCTGGATGAAATTGCACAGTTTACGCCAGACATGGAGTTTCGCAAAAAATATCATCTCGAAGGGGATGTGATAGCCTTATTGCCGGGTAGCCGTAAACAGGAGATAGAGCGATTATTGCCGGATATGCTTAGTGTTACACAAAGTTTCCCTGGTTATCGTTTCGTAGTTGCAGCAGCACCGAGTTTTGATGAAGCCTATTATAAACAATTTATTAAATCGGATAATGTAACTTTGGTCTTTGCACAAACCTATAACCTGCTTCATGTAGCCAAAGCAGCAATTGTTGCATCGGGTACAGCTACACTCGAAACTGCTTTGTTTCATGTACCTCAGGTTGTAGTTTACAGAGGTGGGGCTATTTCTGTGGCTATCGCCCGGGCATTAGTCAAAATCAGATTTATATCTCTCGTTAATTTAATCATGGATAGGGCCGTAGTTACGGAGTTGATCCAGAACGATTGCAATACGACAAATATTACCAATGTGCTTAAGGAGATACTCAGCGGAGTTGAAAGAACGCAAATGCTTAGCGATTATAAAGAGCTATCTGCAAAAATGGGTACAGCAGGCGCTTCAGGACGTACCGCTAAGCTTATTCTCAACTATTTGGCAACGTTCACCCCTCGTCTATACCAAAAAAAGGAGATATCTGATGAATGA
- a CDS encoding stationary phase survival protein SurE, whose protein sequence is MTLGNRLAQIKNSVFIGLGIGLVIPGILLSGVWYLMHRFAFLAKADLLLIGCIAVNAVFMHYFFKLNKDNIGRGIISATFLWAFAFFFYKITQS, encoded by the coding sequence GAATCGCTTAGCACAAATAAAAAATTCTGTATTTATTGGCTTGGGTATCGGGTTAGTGATACCCGGAATATTACTTTCGGGAGTATGGTACCTGATGCATAGATTTGCTTTTTTAGCAAAAGCTGATTTGTTGCTGATCGGATGTATTGCCGTGAATGCAGTATTTATGCATTACTTTTTTAAATTAAATAAGGACAATATTGGTCGGGGCATTATCAGTGCTACTTTCCTATGGGCCTTTGCATTCTTTTTTTATAAAATAACCCAGTCATGA